Proteins from a single region of Neodiprion virginianus isolate iyNeoVirg1 chromosome 4, iyNeoVirg1.1, whole genome shotgun sequence:
- the LOC124304093 gene encoding kinase D-interacting substrate of 220 kDa B isoform X1 has product MIRYVGDGVGGVGTEGLARRHSSNVVDGTTKLSDREGVLNNQGSVATNVRRKRHSFLHLHLPEHQGWSASNLAGGNQHHHTFASHLSHFHVPTLTFTAPAADGTGRKFSFGIRRHSHTTLHRSDSMVSLCYRSIVNFITDDNLLGLQNFLENKRVQVDDRDENGSTALIYAASKGKIHFVRELINHGADVNVEDGDDWTALLCAAKEGYTDVCLELLEHGAQLEHRDMGGWSALMWATYKGRSETVSLLLSRGADVNAHGNYHISSLLWAAGRGYADILKDLIAHGAKVNVGDKYGTSALVWSCRKGNIEIVDALLKAGANVDTAGMYSWTALLVATLGNHVDVVMLLLEYKPNVNALDKDGCTALAIACREGHHEIANALVIAGAYINIQDRAGDTNLIHAVKGGHRGVVETLIKKYADVDIAGKDKKTAIYIAVEKGNVAMVKLLLTANPDLEIPTKDGDTPLLRAVRSRNAEIVQLLLDKKAKVSAADKKGDTVLHIAMRARSKAIVEILLRNPKNSQLLYRPNRQGETPYNIDINHPKTILGQIFGARRLNTNEDNENMLGYDLYSSALADILSEPSLSTPITVGLYAKWGSGKSFLLNKLREEMKNFARQWMDPVFQFSSLLFLVVVHVSLLIGVILGLSLQSWIIGLVIGVTFIVVLYVFLLLVWYANQRYDWYWPYNFNIALTRKLNNLKLLLQVMFCHPPGAQVGDSPSAQPTKFYFTDQTRVGTTSAGENAVVQMVGSLYDSIENDYGSLVTRLYRAFRPKMAKSTSSWKWRHVCCLPYIVIFEICFGSLLVGVSILTVYLIEFKNSDRVIEQVTAHAILLTVGLLLSVGIIANLYTWSRMLHALVFSQRRHLQRSISKLETLKSEGFIQTLRSEVNLMTEMVKCLDRFTSQQSRLVVVVDGLDSCEQDKVLLVLDAIQALFSDNHCPFIVILAIDPHVIAKAVEVNSRRLFTESNIGGHDYLRNMVHLPFYLQNSGLRKLKVAQQTAQYHKKSAWTEAEDSINYATTSAIHHSVSNRRLSTESGVMNSTEKLKPPSRKNSRKLRLSESVASSIGSNLNRLGGAHDLNKMLLTDDYFSDVNPRSMRRLMNVVYVTGRLLKAFQIDFNWYHLASWINITEQWPFRTSWMILHYDLYEETLDDSTSLKALYDKVRPQIPVLKDVQPLLEMDRDERKLDVFLTFHRSSLLISDMKIFLPFTINLDPYIKKKIKEEQQVIDEESMTSGMYKPAAPWNNHVNHQEHWPPSKSVLTNRQHRSSRGNNEQRPLQPGWVAQSAMDWQPPPWVHLPPMEPAPRPISAITSLPPDILEMKLSSLSVNGVCDLLGKVEELSPAQAARYKNVIRENNISGRVLLHCDLQELKKVLKMGFGDWELFRIVIASLREAELSSFTTHEEGPRSVRFTVGSEQITRKEPTPQNVSSRPVVVEKDKSTSRTDGSSRRDPSKQSVMEKQYQVTLEEQMICGALQTLNEEACEDVLDVPSPATAPTDSLPERIMEIRMILGLFLMITAASGWNVTFESQTVTVHMHEALSVAFTANVTEADVANGTVVVSTTRESVATVDNLPVLDSSTVNDLVWSSNLVVSGNFLGNADILLSIVSPDQENKTSDALSVIVIREERIIDTLFTVFVAVMVSIMYINFGAAMDWPLCKRTLKRPIGPTIGFVCQFIWMPLLSYGIGLVLFPDDPELRLGMFFAGVSPAGGASNIWTVILGGNLNLSVTMTTISTLAAFGMMPLWIFTLGSTIFNSANLGVPYSRIAMFAVGLVIPLGIGFLIQKKLPRVSRILVRVLKPLCSLLIIAIIVFAIITNLYLFQLFSWRIIVAGIGLPWLGYLFGYLLALVLRQPGPDITAISVETGVQNTGISIFLLRFSLPQPAADLTTIAPVSVAIMTPIPLTILWIVKLIMDRRKKSIAASAEKLQGSTVPIPTVSASTKTDNTENP; this is encoded by the exons ATGATTCGTTACGTTGGAGATGGTGTCGGTGGTGTTGGTACCGAAGGGCTGGCTAGACGTCATTCCTCGAATGTCGTGGATGGTACGACGAAGCTGAGTGACCGAGAGGGGGTCCTGAATAATCAAGGTTCCGTAGCTACGAACGTGAGGAGAAAACGTCACTCTTTTCTTCATCTACATTTGCCGGAACATCAAGGATGGTCGGCGAGCAACCTCGCCGGCGGTAATCAACACCATCACACATTCGCTTCTCATCTGTCTCACTTCCACGTGCCTACCTTGACGTTCACCGCACCAGCTGCCGATGGAACTGGTCGGAAGTTCAGCTTTGGCATCCGGAGACACTCGCACACG acgCTTCACCGTTCGGACTCGATGGTTTCGCTCTGTTACcgatccatcgtcaatttcaTTACTGACGACAATCTCTTGGGCTTGCAAAACTTTCTTGAGAACAAGCGGGTCCAGGTTGACGATCGCGACGAA aatggAAGTACGGCACTTATTTATGCCGCATCTAAAGGAAAAATACACTTTGTTCGGGAATTGATCAACCATGGAGCGGACGTGAATGTCGAAGACGGG GACGATTGGACAGCGTTATTGTGCGCAGCCAAAGAAGGATACACAGATGTATGCCTCGAGCTGCTTGAACATGGTGCCCAATTGGAGCATCGTGATATG GGAGGATGGTCAGCACTCATGTGGGCTACGTACAAAGGCAGATCCGAAACGGTATCACTGCTGTTATCTCGAGGAGCAGACGTCAATGCTCACGGCAATTATCACATATCCTCTTTGTTGTGGGCTGCGGGTCGAGGATACGCAGACATTCTCAAAGACTTGATAGCCCACGGTGCTAAAGTCAACGTCGGTGACAAG TATGGGACATCGGCCTTGGTTTGGTCATGTCGTAAGGGGAACATAGAGATTGTTGACGCGTTATTGAAGGCCGGAGCAAACGTTGACACTGCTGGCATG TATTCGTGGACAGCTTTGCTAGTCGCTACTTTGGGAAATCACGTCGATGTTGTCATGCTACTTTTGGAGTATAAACCGAACGTTAATGCGTTGGACAAAGACGGGTGCACAGCTCTGGCTATTGCATGCAGAGAGGGACATCATGAAATAGCCAATGCTCTTGTAATCGCCGGGGCGTATATCAACATACAAGACAGAGCCGGTGACACCAATTTAATTCACGCTGTTAAGGGAGGTCACAGGGGTGTGGTTGAAACTCTTATAAAGAAGTACGCCGACGTTGATATAGCTGGAAAG GATAAAAAAACGGCGATTTACATCGCGGTTGAAAAGGGAAATGTCGCGATGGTCAAGTTGTTGTTGACAGCCAATCCTGATCTGGAGATTCCAACGAAGGATGGCGACACTCCGCTACTTCGTGCTGTGAGGTCGCGTAACGCCGAAATTGTTCAACTTCTACTCGACAAGAAAGCAAAGGTTTCGGCGGCCGACAAAAAGGGTGATACCGTGCTTCACATCGCCATGCGGGCCAGGTCGAAAGCTatcgttgaaatattattacggAATCCTAAGAATAGCCAGCTACTCTACCGGCCAAATCGACAGGGAGAGACACCCTACAATATAGATATCAATCATCCGAAGACGATACTGGGACAAATATTTGGTGCTA GACGATTGAACACTAATGAGGACAATGAAAATATGCTTGGATATGATCTGTACAGTAGCGCGTTAGCCGACATTCTCAGTGAACCTTCACTCTCCACACCGATTACTGTCGGTCTCTATGCAAAATGGGGCTCTGGGAAATCATTTTTACTCAACAAGCTTAGAG aggagatgaaaaattttgcacgaCAATGGATGGATCCAGTATTCCAGTTTTCGTCATTATTGTTCCTTGTCGTTGTTCACGTATCTTTACTAATCGGAGTGATACTGGGCCTTTCCCTTCAATCCTGGATCATTGGACTTGTCATTGGCGTTACTTTTATCGTTGTACTCTACGTGTTCCTGCTTCTTGTTTGGTACGCCAATCAAAG atacGACTGGTACTGGCCGTACAATTTCAACATAGCTCTCACCAGAAAATTGAACAACTTGAAGCTACTGCTTCAAGTTATGTTTTGCCATCCACCCGGTGCTCAAGTTGGTGATTCTCCCAGTGCTCAGCCTACCAAATTTTACTTCACCGATCAAACTCGCGTTGGCACAACTTCGGCGGGTGAAAATGCGGTTGTACAAATGGTCGGATCCTTGTATGACTCGATCGAAAATGATTACGGGTCGCTAGTTACCAGACTTTATAGAGCATTCAGACCAAAAATGGCAAAATCGACATCGTCCTGGAAATGGAGACACGTTTGTTGCTTGCCCTATATTGTGATATTCGAAATTTGCTTCGGCTCGCTTCTGGTCGGAGTCTCGATACTTACCGTCTACCTTATCGAGTTCAAGAATTCTGA CCGTGTTATCGAACAAGTAACCGCTCATGCGATTCTGTTAACAGTTGGGCTGCTGCTTTCCGTTGGCATTATAGCCAACTTGTATACATGGAGCAGGATGCTGCACGCCTTGGTATTTTCTCAAAGAAGGCATTTACAACGGAGTATTTCAAAGCTGGAAACGTTGAAAAGCGAAGGATTTATACAGACTTTACGGTCGGAGGTCAATTTAATGACTGAAATG GTGAAATGTTTGGATAGATTTACTTCACAACAGAGTCGGCTAGTGGTTGTTGTCGATGGGTTGGACAGTTGCGAACAAGACAAAGTACTCCTAGTCCTCGATGCTATTCAAGCGTTATTCAGCGACAATCACTGCCCGTTTATCGTCATCTTAGCCATTGATCCTCACGTCATTGCCAAG GCGGTGGAAGTGAATAGCAGGAGACTATTTACAGAATCCAATATTGGCGGTCACGACTACCTTCGCAACATGGTTCACCTACCGTTTTACCTTCAAAATAGTGGCTTACGAAAGCTGAAAGTGGCCCAACAGACGGCCCAGTATCACAAAAAGAGTGCTTGGACAGAAGCAGAGGACAGTATTAACTATGCAACAACAAGCGCCATTCATCACTCGGTCTCAAACAGGAGACTCAGCACCGAATCGGGCGTTATGAATAGcacagaaaaattgaaacctcCGAGCAGAAAGAACAGCAGGAAACTCAGGCTGAGCGAATCTGTAGCTAGCAGTATTGGCAGCAACTTGAATAGACTGGGCGGCGCTcatgatttgaataaaatgttgctCACCGATGATTACTTTAGCGATGTAAATCCTCGTAGTATGAGACGACTTATGAACGTAGTATACGTTACAG GAAGACTGCTGAAAGCATTCCAAATAGATTTTAATTGGTATCATCTGGCCAGTTGGATCAACATCACAGAACAGTGGCCTTTTAGAACTTCTTGGATGATCCTACATTATGATCTCTATGAAGAAACGCTTGACGATTCCACATCCCTTAAAGCTCTGTACGATAA AGTGCGACCTCAGATACCGGTACTAAAAGACGTTCAACCCCTATTGGAGATGGATAGAGACGAGCGAAAACTCGATGTATTTCTTACTTTTCATCGATCTAGTCTTTTGATATcagatatgaaaatattcctTCCGTTTACGATAAATCTCGATCCATACATAaagaaaaagattaaagaagAGCAGCAGGTAATCGACGAGGAGAGTATGACTTCTGGTATGTACAAACCAGCCGCGCCGTGGAACAATCACGTCAATCATCAGGAACACTGGCCACCCAGTAAAAGCGTGTTAACTAATCGCCAACACAGATCATCCAGAGGAAACAATGAACAACGTCCGTTACAGCCAGGCTGGGTTGCACAATCGGCAATGGATTGGCAGCCTCCACCATGGGTACATTTGCCACCTATGGAACCTGCGCCTAGGCCAATATCTGCAATCACTAGTCTTCCG CCAGACATtttggaaatgaaattatCGAGTCTCTCGGTTAATGGAGTTTGCGATCTCCTTGGGAAAGTAGAAGAACTAAGTCCAGCCCAAGCAGCCCGTTACAAAAATGTCATCAGGGAAAATAATATAAGTGGTCGAGTGCTACTTCACTGTGATCTACAAGAGCTGAAAAAA GTACTTAAAATGGGGTTCGGAGATTGGGAACTTTTCCGTATCGTTATTGCGTCTCTTAGGGAAGCGGAACTTTCATCTTTTACAACTCATGAAGAAGGTCCTCGCAGCGTTCGATTTACCGTAGGATCAGAGCAAATTACACGCAAAG AACCAACGCCGCAAAATGTTTCATCGCGACCTGTTGTTGTGGAAAAAGATAAGTCTACATCACGAACCGATGGCTCTTCTAGACGAGATCCGAGCAAGCAATCTGTAATGGAAAAACAG TATCAG GTAACCCTTGAGGAACAAATGATCTGCGGAGCCCTGCAGACGTTGAATGAGGAGGCGTGCGAAGATGTGCTAGATGTACCTTCGCCAGCAACAGCTCCAACCGACTCACTTCCAG AGAGAATCATGGAGATACGAATGATTCTGGGACTTTTCCTGATGATCACTGCGGCGTCGGGATGGAACGTTACGTTTGAATCGCAGACGGTGACGGTTCACATGCACGAGGCACTTTCCGTGGCATTCACCGCCAACGTAACAGAGGCCGACGTTGCAAACGGGACCGTCGTCGTCTCGACGACGAGAGAATCCGTAGCAACCGTTGATAATTTGCCGGTGTTGGATTCGAGCACGGTGAACGATTTGGTTTGGAGTAGCAACCTTGTCGTGTCCGGTAACTTTCTCGGCAATGCCGACATCCTTCTGTCCATCGTATCTCCCGACcag GAGAACAAGACCTCGGACGCCCTGTCGGTGATCGTTATTCGAGAAGAGCGTATCATCGATACACTTTTCACAGTATTCGTTGCCGTCATGGTCTCAATAATGTACATCAACTTTGGCGCTGCCATGGACTGGCCACTCTGCAAACGTACCTTGAAGCGACCGATCGGTCCGACGATCGGGTTCGTTTGCCAGTTTATCTGGATGCCGCTG CTGAGTTACGGCATTGGATTAGTCCTGTTTCCAGACGATCCTGAACTGCGGTTGGGAATGTTTTTCGCCGGGGTGAGTCCTGCCGGAGGTGCATCTAATATTTGGACAGTAATTTTGGGCGGCAATCTCAATTTATCTGTAACAATGACCACCATCAGTACATTGGCAGCGTTTG GCATGATGCCGCTGTGGATCTTCACCCTTGGGAGTACGATTTTCAACAGTGCAAACCTCGGGGTTCCGTACTCGAGGATAGCAATGTTCGCAGTTGGTCTTGTCATTCCATTGGGTATCGGATTCCTGATTCAGAAAAAACTGCCAAGGGTCTCAAGGATACTAGTAAGAGTACTGAAGCCGTTGTGCAGTCTGCTGATCATTGCTATCATCGTATTCGCCATTATTACCAATCTGTATCTCTTTCAACTGTTTTCGTGGAGG ATCATTGTTGCCGGTATTGGATTACCCTGGCTGGGGTATTTGTTTGGGTATTTGCTCGCTCTTGTTCTGAGGCAACCGGGCCCTGATATAACGGCAATCTCCGTCGAAACCGGAGTTCAAAACACCGGAATCTCGATATTTCTACTCAGATTCTCGTTGCCGCAACCAGCTGCTGATTTGACCACCA TTGCTCCAGTATCAGTTGCGATAATGACGCCAATTCCATTGACTATTCTTTGGATCGTGAAACTGATTATGGATCGACGGAAAAAATCGATCGCTGCTTCAGCTGAGAAACTTCAAGGATCTACAGTGCCGATACCAACCGTATCTGCATCTACTAAAACGGACAACACCGAAAATCCTTGA